The region ACAAGGAGGATAGGTGTGCAGTAACAAAGTATAGATTCTCTGAAGCTGATGTTATGCTGTACGTCCGTGGAGGAGGGAACCCTTATCTTGTATTTACAAAATGTTATTTGCAGATATTTCAATAGGGTGGCTAATAAAATCTGCAGTGATGGCAGCGTTTGTTTTCAGCAGAGCAAACGATGCTTGCAGCAAGCATGTAATTGCAAAAGTTCTTTCCAAATGTAATGCCTCTTGCACTGGCCAAATGGAAGGTAAGGCCTTCACAGATACAGGGACTGCTGTGTAGGGAGGGATCATAATTCCTGGTGCCAGTCTCTTGCAGCATCCTCTGAGAAAGTGTGGTTTCACACTGCCCCTTACTGGGGCTCTCTCATAATGCAAGAATTGAAGGAGATCTGGATGCCCAAACATTTgctctggtttgggtttttgcattttttttttttcccctgagctATGAGCCAAATAAAATACACTGCTCCTCTTGTGTGCCAAAATGGTTTGTTTATATTAGAAGTTATTTTATACTTGATTTTAGTATTTCTTGATGTTCAGATGTTTCATTGTGTCCTTCAGGTTTCTTTGAAATCTCCTTTGTGGTATTTGGTGATGATGGTCTCTGATACACACCCAAACTGGTGGAAGCCATGAATGAACTAgtatttgtctttcatttttaaactagTAACCAACAAGTGTGACTTTGGACCACATGGACACTACACTGCCATTCATTCCAGAttaaaagaactgaaaagaatGAGGATTTTGAATTGGGGAATTCTGCCTATTATTCCTGAGTAGTAAGATAGAGCTGAGTTCACTAGATAAACATAAAACAACCTCATTGTTTAGCTTTGTTCACTAAGAATAATCTTCTCTTTAGAGTTGAGgacattttgttttgctaaatGGGTTGCTTAGGTAGAATGGTAATTGGATGGGTGAAGCAATGCAGtgaatttttcagtttaaaactaaaAAGTAACCGATTTGACTCATCATTTCTGTTGCCATGGGGTGTGCCACAAGTAGAGATCTTATTAGGAATTACTTTTGTATCATACGGTACTAACATGAAGTTAAGTTGGTGGAGTTTTGGTATGTAATGTGAATCTCCTAGTATTCTATAGATCCTAATGAATTAGCATTTTGTTGTGTAGAAGAAAGCTTTGAAGTGCAGTAGATATCTGGTGGGAatccaaaaaaccaaaatactaaCCTGGCTATATTCCCAGCTCCCCTTGTGATGCATGGTAAAGTACCCCACTGTAGGAACTAATTACTCAGGTTAAAGGATTTGTGAAAATGCTTAAATACTTCTTGACAATCTGGCTGTATAGCCATACAGTGCAAAGCTTTAAAACTGGTTATTCTTACTGAGCAAGCTCGTGAAGATGGTGATGGACAGAGTgtgagggatttggggctgAGTATTCTGGTGAGGAGGAGTGATCTGTGATGCTCTAGACTAGAACTTTTTTCAAGTACCTAAAACTATCCTTTTAAATGGGCATGTTTAACAGAAATGTTATTGATGTCAGTTTGAGGGTTCCAGCACTAAATGGGGGCATCTGAAGTTCTCTAATCCAAGGTGATCTACTGCATTTCCAGAAAGATTTCCTGAATGACTCTGTCCATCTTCCTGGGTCTACCAAAAGCTTAATGTTGTTGAATGTTATAAACGTGTTTCTGCATGTGCTCTCAAAGGCCAGCATTTTGAATGTCAGAATAAGGAGAAGAAAGATTGAGATTAGTGATATTTATCAAATGAATTGTGCTCAGCAACCGTGTCTAAGAAACTATGACTTCAAAAAAGCTATGAAGTCAGAGAAAGGTTAGCTAGCCCTTGTTAATCTAAACTCTTTTATCTTGCCTAATGAAGGGAAACAACATCATAAAGCTAATCTGCAGGCTGGAACTGTTAGTAccattactgtttttttttaaaaaaaaaacaagatggaatgaatgatgaaaaataaattaatgataACCTGATTTTGTATCCCATGCAGGTTTTTTTCAAGTTGTGGAAGTAGCAGGGCATTTGGTCGCTAACTAACCTGAAACTTGTGCTTCACCTTGGAAAGATCTGCAGTGGGAAGCATTCACCTTCACATAACCTACAGCTCTCTGCATCAGAAGAAAGGAACTTCATTTACAAAAGTGATTTAATATGATGATGTAATGTTGATAACGCTGAAGGTCTCCTGAGAATAACTTATTTTGTAAGAGGCTtctccctccccctttttttttcctaataactgCTTCTCTCAGAAACTACAAGCAAGATGCCTGCCAAGACACCCATCTACTTGAAAGCTGCTAACAataagaaagggaagaaattcAAACTAAGGGATATCTTGTCTCCCGATATGATCAGTCCGCCACTTGGAGATTTTCGTCATACCATACACATTGGAAAAGAGGGACAACATGATGTTTTTGGAGACATCTCCTTTTTGCAGGGCAACTATGAGTTATTGCCTGGAAATGGAGAAGCCAGAGTTAGCCAGTCTGGTGGCCACAATGAATTCTTAAGGGCAAACAGCACTTCTGAATCCATGTTTACAGAAACTCCATCACCAGTGCTCAAAAATGCTATTTCCCTTCCTGCCATTGGGGGTTCTCAAGCCCTTACGTTGCCCTTATTGTCACCAGTGACATTTAATTCAAAGCAAGAATCCATCAGATCATCAAGAAATCCTAGGCTTAGCTGTGAGCCAgtaatagaagaaaaattgcaGGAGACAAGTAAACAGATAGAGGATGGAGAAACATACAAAGATGACATATGGGAGCAAAACAGTGGTTCTTCACATTTTACTAATGGCAGAGACAGCCACTCATCCAGCTTTTCTGAACGATGCACTGATTGGCAAACAGTTGATCTATTTGATGACGGTCGACTTCCATGTGAACTAACCAAGACAAAGACTAAGTCAGAAGAATCCCTTTCAGATCTTACAGGCTCTCTTCTATCACTACAGCTTGACTTGGGACCTTCACTTTTGGATGAGGTCCTCAATGTAATGGACAAGAACAAATCTTAGAACTGGTACTCCCTTGCTTCTTTATAAGTgattcatttaaacaaaaacaaacaaacaaagaagtagTTCAAAAGTAGAGACACTTAAAAATCAGCTGTATTTACAGTTGTTTGACGGGTTTTCTAAAAGAATtcttaaaatactatttttttacctattgtttttcattatttttattacactaAATTCTCATAGCAGGAAGGTAAATTTTAATAACAGTTTTCAGCAAGTACAAATGTTTTTAAGTACCAGTATTAATGATCAGAAACTTAAAAAACAGAGTTTGAGGATGATACTCATTGTGACATTTGGTTAGTTCACTTTTATGGGCTTCTGAATATACAAGATTCTCTAAGCGTCAGAAAGGAGACTGATATTAATTATTCACTTTTATAAATTATTATGACATCACTTTACATGTAGGCCTCTTTCTAGAACCTTGTGTTTGAGGGTTTGATagtgtttttcttaattttccgTAGTACTGTTCTGTTACACCTTCACTGTAACTACTTTCTCGGTCTTATACTGCCACTCTGTATTCAGATGTGAACAATTTGAAGGCTTTTTCAGCTTGAACACCTGGTCCAGAATCTCAGCCTCTTTAGATGAATATGCACAAATTTACACAAGCTGAGGCTTGGGCCTGACGTTGTGTATGAAATGATATGTTGTAAACAGGTGACACATGCAAGATATTAtggttaaattattttaaaagttgaaatatttttgtgtgtgtgcatattggCTTTTTACTGCAGAGCCTACACATACAGTATCTCATCAAAATAGTCGCTTGGCATTATCAGTGCTCTTCTGGAAACTGtatatttgtgtgtttgaaaagaaatatgtattGATactacttgcctttttttttcttcatttattgcTACACATGCTTAAACTTGCAACCGGTTATTTGAATTTTTGAAGAAGGCACTGGTTATTCACAATGCTTGTGATGTGTGCTGCAACAGCCAATGTTTTGGGAAATGTGGATCCTTTAATACAATACCTACATGAATTGCATAGATATCTTGTGcaatacaataaaaagaaactttaaattGCTATGTCTTTGTGATTCAGTACATAACCTCACCAAAcatgaagttttgttttctgctgtaatGAAACAGACTGCAGTAGAGTTGCAGAAATACAGGACCAAGGGGTAGATCAGTTCTACTGTCGTAATTCAGTTTAAGTCCAAGCAAGTAGGACCCTGTGGGATATACACTGATTTTAAGTAGTTGGAGACAGGGGAGTAACACTTTGGTCCTAGTGAAGTTAATGGCA is a window of Columba livia isolate bColLiv1 breed racing homer chromosome 3, bColLiv1.pat.W.v2, whole genome shotgun sequence DNA encoding:
- the CDC42EP3 gene encoding cdc42 effector protein 3, with amino-acid sequence MPAKTPIYLKAANNKKGKKFKLRDILSPDMISPPLGDFRHTIHIGKEGQHDVFGDISFLQGNYELLPGNGEARVSQSGGHNEFLRANSTSESMFTETPSPVLKNAISLPAIGGSQALTLPLLSPVTFNSKQESIRSSRNPRLSCEPVIEEKLQETSKQIEDGETYKDDIWEQNSGSSHFTNGRDSHSSSFSERCTDWQTVDLFDDGRLPCELTKTKTKSEESLSDLTGSLLSLQLDLGPSLLDEVLNVMDKNKS